One part of the Magallana gigas chromosome 5, xbMagGiga1.1, whole genome shotgun sequence genome encodes these proteins:
- the LOC105325137 gene encoding M-phase inducer phosphatase: MHLWTSPKTTLENSGTMSPLTKQLMLSLRFDSADEDLSSVITPNKLPTPGSRRTPRCINREIFKDNRNDGEKTQLRRFSTFESRRSFFSCKRTLDILESSPEQTNKRNKLTDNQSFSSLPKKEHDGLTSITQAMEAVLQNDGITGDGQKKLGLPIIPGNHNDLNIISPETLADLIGGKYSESIGSYRIIDCRYPYEFDGGHIQGAENIYTEEGILELLYSRNKDQDNTKRHILIFHCEFSSERGPKKCRFLRNRDRDLNKENYPLLNFPEIYLLHQGYKEFYATNKTLCQPQSYKPMLDKDHTNDLKFFRKKSKSMTAGAKKFARNSLRF; the protein is encoded by the exons ATGCATTTGTGGACTTCTCCTAAAACAACCTTGGAAAATAGCGGCACAATGTCACCG CTCACCAAGCAGCTGATGCTGTCACTTCGGTTTGACTCTGCAGATGAAGACTTATCGTCCGTAATCACTCCAAACAAACTCCCCACCCCCGGCAGTAGACGGACGCCGCGGTGCATCAACCGGGAG atTTTCAAGGACAACAGAAATGACGGTGAAAAAACCCAGTTAAGAAGATTCTCTACCTTTGAGAGCAGACGTTCGTTCTTCTCCTGTAAAAGAACTTTGGACATTTTGGAGAGTTCCCctgaacaaacaaacaaacgaaaTAAACTAACGGATAACCAGTCCTTCTCCAGTCTGCCTAAG AAAGAACACGATGGTTTGACGAGCATAACCCAGGCCATGGAAGCTGTACTACAGAACGACGGGATTACCGGGGACGGACAGAAAAAACTCGGTTTACCAATAATTCCCGGGAATCACAATGACCTTAACATAATCTCCCCAGAAACACTGGCTGATCTAATCGGAGGCAAATATTCGGAGAGCATCGGCAGTTACCGCATCATTGACTGTCGATATCCGTATGAGTTTGACGGAGGGCACATTCAG ggtgctgaaaatatttacacagaGGAAGGAATTCTAGAATTACTATATTCACGCAACAAAGATCAGGACAACACAAAGCGGCACATCTTAATTTTTCACTGTGAGTTCTCGTCAGAGCGAGGCCCAAAGAA GTGTAGATTCCTCAGAAACAGAGATAGGGACCTGAATAAAGAAAACTACCCTTTGCTCAACTTCCCCGAAATCTACCTCCTACATCAGGGGTACAAGGAGTTTTACGCCACAAACAAG ACTTTGTGTCAACCTCAGAGCTACAAACCAATGCTGGACAAAGATCACACCAACGATCTGAAGTTTTTCCGAAAGAAATCCAAATCCATGACAGCAGGAGCCAAGAAATTCGCTCGGAACTCCCTTAGATTCTAA
- the LOC105325136 gene encoding uncharacterized protein — protein MCGKLICWIFIYFLSFEFCFANNRYIYLSSRSEGQAITSHLIKSMQTYSAIGCSRNCLNNEGCIAISFGCRSMEANGWGICDLISEDGGTPYTVAVDPAMCTMAVVDRYPEGPWSNVNQPIISSVTTDAMTSVNFQQTTASTIRVVDMIDRLQNMCSASSQSDFAVITTEIIYFYDDKASLTSGSCKSVHYSTLFSGYSDLPDITHWKAVLTMAQSYVDVYTDTKVFRWGITSQSLHVMSGYPKFRAAYLRDIKGSPVSYIPTDPVWAVHRGTLGSWDIYFYESNNKNFNLYSNQPPGEWTFAKSDNTIFNQNGWALNPWTDLPPNTVALTAQDHTGIDFVGITGDFDVFFYKVTDQYQMLTDPIVTIQKLSF, from the exons ATGTGCGGAAAACTTATCtgttggatttttatttattttttaagttttgaattttgttttgcgAACAATCGGTACATTTATCTAAGCTCACGATCAGAAGGCCAGGCCATCACAAGTCACCTTATAAAGAGCATGCAAACGTACTCCGCG ATTGGGTGCTCTCGGAATTGTTTAAACAACGAAGGCTGTATTGCAATCTCTTTCGGATGCAGAAGTATGGAGGCCAATGGATGGGGAATCTGTGATCTTATATCAGAGGATGGAGGGACACCCTACACTGTGGCTGTGGATCCAGCGATGTGTACAATGGCTGTCGTGGACCGATATCCCGAGGGTCCTTGGTCAAACGTCAATCAACCAATCATTTCATCAGTAACGACCGACGCCATGACGTCAGTCAATTTTCAACAAACAACTGCTTCGACGATT AGGGTGGTGGACATGATTGATCGCCTACAAAACATGTGTTCTGCATCCTCTCAGTCGGACTTCGCCGTCATCACCACGGagattatttatttctatgaCGACAAGGCCTCCCTGACATCCGGGTCATGTAAATCCGTGCACTATTCTACATTGTTTTCTGGGTATAGCGATCTTCCTGATATCACTCATTGGAAAGCCGTCCTCACCATGGCACAGAGTTACGTAGATGTTTATACAG ACACCAAAGTTTTTCGCTGGGGAATAACATCTCAAAGTCTTCATGTAATGTCAGGTTATCCTAAATTTAGAGCTGCATACCTGCGTGATATTAAAGGAAGTCCGGTATCGTATATACCTACCGATCCGGTATGGGCAGTGCATCGAGGGACTCTTGGTTCTTGGGACATTTATTTCTACGAATCTAACAATAAAAACTTCAATTTATACTCTAATCAACCACCGGGCGAATGGACTTTTGCCAAATCCGACAATACTATCTTCAACCAGAATGGCTGGGCCCTCAATCCATGGACAGATCTTCCACCGAACACGGTGGCGCTGACGGCACAAGATCACACAGGGATTGACTTTGTGGGAATCACAGGGGATTTTGACGTCTTTTTTTACAAAGTCACGGACCAGTATCAAATGTTAACTGACCCCATTGTCACGATCCAGAAGCTTTCGTTTTAG